Proteins encoded within one genomic window of Natator depressus isolate rNatDep1 chromosome 1, rNatDep2.hap1, whole genome shotgun sequence:
- the LOC141999211 gene encoding olfactory receptor 52J3-like, which yields MQETPFCLRVRHLLPYSMSVSNTTHFTNPSTFILLGIPGLEAAHVWLSIPFCTMYAIAVLGNFTILLIVKREPSLHGPMYYFLCMLAVTDLVLSTSILPKMLSIFWFNSRKINFSACLTQLYFIHCFSVMESGIFVAMAFDRYVAICHPLRHFTILRNSVVAKIGLAVGLRGGMLVLPCLLLARQWPYCRTNIIPHSYCEHMVMVKLACADIRISSYYGLFLVFFVTGVDLFFIAMSYIQILRAIFSLPTKDARLKTLGTCSSHLGVILAFYIPVLFSLLTHRFGQNVPLHFHILMANVYLLVPPMLNPIIYGVRTKEIQDRFLHLFTHKGI from the coding sequence ATGCAGGAGACACCGTTCTGCCTCAGAGTTCGACACCTTCTCCCCTATTCCATGTCAGTTTCCAACACAACTcacttcaccaacccctccaccttcatcctgctgggcattcctggccttGAGGCAGCCCATGTCTGGCTCTCCATTCCTTTCTGCACCATGTACGCCATAGCCgtcttggggaacttcaccatcctgcTAATAGTGAAGAGGGAGCCGAGCCTCCATGGGCctatgtactatttcctctgcatgctggccgtCACCGACCTGGTCTTGTCTACGTCCATCCTtcccaaaatgctgagcatcttctggttcaattccaggaagatcaatttcagtgcctgcctcacccagctgTACTTCATTCACTGCTTCTCAGTGATGGAGTCTGGGATTTTCGTGGCCATGGCTTTTGATCGCTATGTTGCCATCTGTCATCCCCTGAGACATTTCACCATCCTGAGAAACTCTGTGGTGGCAAAGATCGGCCTGGCCGTGGGGCTGCGTGGAGGCATGCTTGTACTGCCCTGTCTCCTCCTGGCGAGGcagtggccatattgcagaaccaacatcatccCTCACTCGTACTGTGAGCACATGGTCATGGTGAAACTGGCCTGTGCAGACATCCGCATCAGCAGTTACTACGGCCTCTTTTTGGTATTTTTTGTGACCGGTGTGGATTTGTTTTTTATCGCCATGTCCTATAtccagatcctcagggccatcttcagcctccccacaaaggatgCCCGGCTCAAGACTTTggggacctgcagctcccacctcgGTGTTATTTTAGCCTTTTACATCCCAGTTCTCTTCTCCTTACTCACACACCGGTTTGGGCAGAATGTGCCCCTGCATTTCCATATTCTCATGGCCAATGTGTACCTTCTGGTGCCCCCCATGCTGAACCCCATCATCTACGGGGTGAGGACCAAAGAGATTCAGGACAGGTTTCTCCATCTCTTTACTCATAAGGGTATTTAA
- the LOC141999272 gene encoding olfactory receptor 52E4-like, whose translation MQETPFCLRVGHLLPYSMSVSNTTHFTNPSTFILLGIPGLEAAHVWISIPFCTMYAIAVFGNFTILFIVKRETSLHGPMYYFLFMLAVTDLVLSTSILPKMLSIFWLNSKEINFSACLTQLYFIHCFSVMESGIFVAMAFDRYVAICHPLRHFTILRNSVVAKISLAVVLRGGMLVLPFLLLARQWPYCRTNIIPHSYCEHIALVKLACADIRISSYYGLFVLFFVTGVDAFFIAMSYIQILRAIFSLPTKDVRIKTLGTCSSHLGVILAFYIPVLFSLLTHRFGQNVPLHFHILMANVYLLVPPMLNPIIYGVRTKEIRDRLLHLFTHKGI comes from the coding sequence ATGCAGGAGACACCATTCTGCCTCAGAGTTGGACACCTTCTCCCCTACTCCATGTCAGTTTCCAACACAACTcacttcaccaacccctccaccttcatcctgctgggcattcctggcctggaggcggcccatgtctggatctccatcccttTTTGCACCATGTACGCCATAGCTGTCTTTGGGAACTTCACAATCCTGTTCATTGTGAAGAGGGAGACGAgcctccatgggcccatgtaTTATTTCCTCTTCATGCTGGCTGTCACCGACCTGGTCTTGTCTACGTCCATCCtgcccaaaatgctgagcatcttctggttgAATTCCAAGGAGATcaatttcagtgcctgcctcacccagctgtacttcattcactgcttctcagtgatggagtctgggatctttgtggccatggcttttgatcgctacgtggccatctgTCATCCCCTGAGACATTTCACCATCCTGAGAAACTCTGTGGTGGCCAAGATCAGCCTGGCCGTGGTGCTGCGTGGAGGCATGCTTGTACTGCCCTTTCTCCTCCTGGCGAGGcagtggccatattgcagaaccaacatcatccCCCACTCGTACTGTGAGCACATAGCCTTGGTGAAACTGGCCTGCGCAGACATCCGCATCAGCAGTTACTATGGCCTCtttgtgttattttttgtgaCCGGTGTGGATGCGTTTTTTATCGCCATGTCCTATAtccagatcctcagggccatcttcagccttCCCACAAAGGATGTCCGGATCAAGACTTTggggacctgcagctcccacctcgGTGTCATTTTAGCCTTTTACATCCCAGTTCTCTTCTCCTTACTCACACACCGGTTTGGGCAGAATGTGCCCCTTCATTTCCATATTCTCATGGCCAATGTGTACCTTCTGGTGCCCCCCATGCTGAACCCCATCATCTACGGGGTGAGGACCAAAGAGATTCGGGACAGGCTGCTCCATCTCTTTACTCATAAAGGGATTTAA
- the LOC141999331 gene encoding olfactory receptor 52E2-like, giving the protein MSVSNTTDFTNPSTFILLGISGLEVAHVWISIPFCVTYAIAILGNFTILFTVKRETSLHRPLYYFLCMLAITDVALCTCTIPKMLSIFWLNSREIDFRACLTQMYFVHCFTVMESGIFVAMAFDRYVAICHPLRHSTTLPNSVVAKIGLAVVLRGGMIVLPYLFLARQWPYCRTNIIPHSYCEHMVMVKLACGDIIISSYYGLFLVFFVTGVDVFFIAMSYIQILRAIFSLPTKDTRIKTFGTCTSHLCAILAFYIPGLFSLFTHRFGQNVPLHFHILMANVYLLVPPMLNPIIYGVRTKQIQDRLLHLFTHKGT; this is encoded by the coding sequence ATGTCAGTTTCCAACACAACcgacttcaccaacccctccaccttcatcctgctgggcatttcTGGCCTGGAGGTggcccatgtctggatctccatccccttctgcgtCACATATGCAATAGCcatcttggggaacttcaccatcctgttcaCTGTGAAGAGGGAGACAAGCCTCCATCGGCCcctgtactatttcctctgcatgctggccatCACTGACGTGGCCCTATGCACATGCACAATtcccaaaatgctgagcatcttctggttgAATTCCAGGGAGATTGATTTTCGTGCCTGCCTTACCCAGATGTACTTTGTTCACTGCTTCACAGTGATGGAGTCTGGGATCTTTGTGGCCATGGCTTTTgatcgctacgtggccatctgTCATCCCTTGAGACATTCCACCACCCTGCCAAACTCTGTGGTGGCCAAGATAGGCCTGGCCGTGGTGCTGCGTGGAGGCATGATTGTACTGCCTTATCTCTTCCTGGCCAGGcagtggccatattgcagaaccaacatcatccCTCACTCGTACTGCGAGCACATGGTCATGGTGAAGCTGGCCTGCGGTGACATCATCATCAGTAGTTATTACGGCCTCTTTCTGGTATTCTTTGTGACCGGTGTGGATGTGTTTTTTATCGCCATGTCCTATAtccagatcctcagggccatcttcagccttCCCACAAAGGACACCCGGATCAAGACTTTTGGGACCTGCACCTCACACCTCTGTGCCATCTTAGCCTTTTACATCCCAGGTCTTTTCTCCTTATTCACACACCGGTTTGGGCAGAATGTGCCCCTGCATTTCCACATTCTCATGGCCAATGTGTACCTCCTGGTGCCCCCCATGCTGAATCCCATCATCTACGGGGTGAGGACCAAACAGATCCAAGACAGGCTGCTCCATCTCTTTACTCATAAAGGGACTTAA